Proteins encoded within one genomic window of Borrelia parkeri:
- a CDS encoding BAPKO_0422 family outer member beta-barrel protein, which translates to MKKTILILLLINYFNVSAKESHTNKGYFGIGILGPLSNAFQLVLGKNITIEIGIYNGLKNLFNNFNTLFVSLEFTALSSDSSEQSKAIDASLGIGIYGLWWIPEWQNTRKTYNSTNIGIRISLTLNLPIIKKNFDIFLKTGPGINIWGIGGGNPQQKWEAFAGLGMRLWFA; encoded by the coding sequence ATGAAAAAAACAATCTTAATCTTACTACTAATAAACTACTTTAATGTTTCAGCAAAAGAGTCACACACAAATAAAGGTTATTTCGGAATTGGAATATTAGGGCCATTATCAAACGCATTTCAACTGGTTTTAGGTAAAAATATCACAATAGAAATTGGAATTTATAACGGATTAAAAAATTTATTCAACAATTTCAATACATTATTTGTTTCCCTAGAGTTTACTGCACTCTCATCAGATTCGTCAGAACAATCTAAAGCGATAGATGCTTCACTGGGAATTGGAATTTATGGGTTATGGTGGATACCTGAATGGCAAAATACCCGCAAAACGTATAATTCAACAAATATAGGAATTAGAATATCGCTCACCCTAAATTTACCAATTATCAAAAAAAATTTTGACATATTCTTAAAAACAGGACCGGGTATCAATATTTGGGGTATTGGTGGTGGCAATCCACAACAAAAATGGGAAGCATTTGCTGGTCTTGGTATGAGACTTTGGTTTGCATAA
- a CDS encoding STAS domain-containing protein yields MIYNPEGELVVNSIFKVKEDLLNILKEMKEKETLVMNLSNVEKIDVTFIQILYASNKYAKDRNLFIKIEYPSDEVLSSLIYGGFLNDIEDIDHLDLGLSLIEF; encoded by the coding sequence ATGATTTATAATCCAGAAGGAGAACTTGTAGTAAACAGCATCTTTAAAGTTAAAGAAGATCTTTTAAATATTCTTAAAGAGATGAAAGAAAAAGAGACGCTGGTAATGAATCTTTCAAATGTGGAGAAAATAGATGTTACTTTTATACAAATTTTGTATGCTTCCAATAAATATGCTAAAGATAGGAACTTATTTATAAAGATAGAATATCCATCCGATGAGGTTTTAAGTTCATTGATATATGGTGGATTTTTAAATGATATTGAGGATATTGATCACTTAGATTTAGGCCTTAGTTTAATTGAATTTTAG
- a CDS encoding DUF3996 domain-containing protein, whose amino-acid sequence MKKKNMLALMFMLASISAFANSTSTARNKFGMGILLPFPIALEFNIGNFDIDLGAYSGTNNFFQDWKTLFLAIDYIFYIHTFSRADNMLDFAIGGGGYGTIWFSRWSNNKINSGPMSLGARLPLILNLAIARKKFDIFLKVAPGLGLNIWSRGVGFRWEVFAGLGMRLWFA is encoded by the coding sequence ATGAAAAAAAAGAACATGCTTGCCTTAATGTTTATGTTAGCATCAATATCTGCTTTTGCAAATTCAACATCAACAGCAAGAAACAAATTCGGTATGGGGATTTTACTGCCATTCCCAATTGCATTAGAATTCAATATTGGAAATTTTGATATAGACTTAGGTGCCTACAGTGGAACAAACAACTTTTTTCAGGATTGGAAAACTTTATTCCTTGCAATAGACTACATCTTTTACATACATACCTTTTCAAGAGCAGATAACATGCTAGACTTTGCTATTGGAGGCGGTGGATATGGAACAATATGGTTCTCAAGATGGAGCAACAATAAAATAAATAGTGGTCCAATGAGCTTAGGAGCAAGATTACCACTGATCTTAAATCTTGCAATAGCCAGAAAAAAATTTGATATATTTTTAAAAGTAGCACCTGGTCTTGGATTAAATATTTGGAGTAGAGGAGTTGGATTTAGATGGGAAGTATTTGCCGGACTTGGTATGAGACTTTGGTTTGCATAA
- a CDS encoding consevred protein — MRGLKVYYPENFNTLVNLFKEDSNNYIVYNEIDFHKNAEIFMKNEISDNFFIINNFERFNKVSLKSNFLEMGPCVTYDTILQFGERNIPRLFYEFISRLNDRIYLNSINIANGFYYKNTVFDLYPLLLSLDAHLEFKNILTKRTYTYNAYSINRDDYIQSRHTLFLSKLKFPITNLWNKSFCSRIFVDTFSFDILKEANIIFICVLLNIKRDIISDFLMKIFYNDKVITLRDFQVLLLNKSLPLSLVEIEDSLKMLDKNIRDVKNFSLGERSLRLIKNFYFDILSSF; from the coding sequence ATGAGAGGTTTGAAGGTATATTATCCAGAAAATTTTAATACACTTGTTAATTTGTTTAAGGAAGATTCAAACAATTATATAGTTTATAATGAGATTGATTTTCATAAAAATGCTGAAATTTTTATGAAAAATGAAATTTCTGATAATTTTTTTATAATTAATAACTTTGAAAGATTTAATAAAGTTTCTCTTAAGAGTAATTTTTTGGAAATGGGACCATGTGTTACTTATGATACAATATTGCAATTTGGAGAGAGAAATATTCCAAGGTTATTTTATGAATTTATTTCAAGACTAAATGATAGGATATATCTGAATAGTATTAATATTGCTAATGGATTTTATTATAAAAACACAGTATTTGATTTATATCCTTTATTGTTAAGTCTTGATGCTCATCTTGAATTTAAAAATATTTTAACCAAAAGAACTTATACTTATAATGCTTACAGTATTAACAGGGATGATTATATACAAAGTCGCCATACTTTATTTTTAAGTAAATTAAAATTTCCAATCACAAATTTATGGAATAAGAGTTTTTGTAGCAGAATATTTGTTGATACTTTTTCATTTGATATTCTAAAAGAGGCAAACATTATTTTTATTTGCGTTCTTTTGAATATTAAAAGAGATATTATAAGTGATTTTTTGATGAAGATATTTTATAATGACAAGGTTATTACTTTAAGGGATTTTCAAGTTTTACTTCTTAATAAATCTTTACCTTTATCTTTAGTTGAAATTGAAGATTCTCTTAAGATGCTGGATAAAAATATTCGAGATGTTAAAAACTTTAGTTTAGGGGAGAGAAGTTTAAGACTTATAAAAAATTTTTATTTCGATATATTATCTAGTTTTTAG
- the crr gene encoding PTS glucose transporter subunit IIA: MGFLGFFKKSATLDLIAPVSGKVVSIDKVPDEAFAEKIVGDGIAIMPTGSELVAPCDGNIGKIFKTNHAFSLETKEGVEIFVHFGINTLNLNGKGFTRVAEEGMSVKQGDVIIRLDLEYLKAHAESVVTPVVIANSDEVSSIEYVFGKLDDGSEYIVPSSTILTEDIKTKISQTKPVEAGKDLVLRVKK, from the coding sequence ATGGGTTTTTTGGGTTTTTTTAAAAAGTCCGCTACTTTGGATTTAATAGCGCCTGTTAGTGGAAAAGTTGTTTCAATTGATAAAGTGCCAGATGAAGCTTTTGCTGAGAAGATAGTTGGTGACGGAATTGCAATTATGCCAACTGGAAGTGAGTTAGTTGCACCTTGTGATGGAAATATTGGTAAAATTTTCAAAACTAACCATGCTTTTAGTCTTGAAACTAAAGAAGGTGTTGAAATTTTTGTGCATTTTGGTATTAATACTCTTAATTTGAATGGTAAGGGTTTTACAAGAGTTGCCGAGGAGGGTATGAGCGTCAAACAAGGTGATGTTATTATTAGACTGGACCTTGAGTATTTAAAGGCTCATGCAGAGTCAGTAGTTACGCCTGTTGTTATTGCAAATTCTGATGAGGTTTCAAGCATTGAGTATGTGTTTGGAAAACTTGATGATGGTTCTGAGTATATTGTACCTTCTTCTACTATTTTAACTGAAGACATTAAAACTAAGATATCTCAGACTAAACCTGTTGAGGCAGGCAAAGATTTGGTTCTTAGAGTTAAAAAGTAA
- the ptsP gene encoding phosphoenolpyruvate--protein phosphotransferase, which translates to MTLSGKRISKGIGVGEALFIKKDFDKFIDKSKIASLQIDDEIKKFNDAKSKAISALKELTKKAVAQLGADKEGIFEGQILVIEDDELSDSVTSFIKNENYCAAYAVYLSFKELIASVEEYTDAYLKERASDFKDIRNRLISNILDQVTDLSEVKRDVVLITEELTPSDTMQVDLSYVKGFVTTVGGETSHAAILARTMGLPALVMTPLDITKIKEGEQLIIDGLSSIIIGNPSSSELDKYAHKILEYNEYERELFALKNQDAKTKDGIKISLKANIGTPTDVFYVNKYGLDGIGLFRTEFLYMESVKPPTEDEQFEAYKRVVDTIEKKSVVTIRTLDIGGDKEIPYFKFPKEDNPFLGYRALRMYMDYEDLIQSQFNAIFRASHYGKIRIMVPMLTRYEELDIVNYFINKAKTNLKSRNLPFDENLEVGCMIEVPSAALMASDFANKLDFFSIGTNDLTQYTLAVDRGNQKISNLYDKYNPAVLRLIKNVLDAGNNFNIDVSVCGELGGDEAGALILIGLGFRSLSMVPSSSLRIKYLLSKYTISDLSELANKVLNSKLESETLKFLDKYIGD; encoded by the coding sequence ATGACTTTATCGGGGAAAAGAATATCTAAAGGGATAGGTGTAGGAGAGGCTCTTTTTATTAAAAAGGATTTTGATAAATTTATTGATAAATCAAAAATTGCTTCTTTACAAATTGATGATGAGATAAAAAAATTTAATGATGCTAAATCAAAAGCTATATCTGCACTTAAAGAGCTTACAAAGAAGGCTGTGGCTCAACTTGGTGCTGATAAGGAAGGCATTTTTGAAGGACAGATATTAGTGATTGAGGATGATGAACTTTCTGATTCTGTTACAAGTTTTATTAAGAATGAAAATTATTGTGCTGCTTATGCTGTTTATCTGTCTTTTAAAGAATTAATTGCGAGTGTAGAAGAATATACAGATGCTTATTTAAAAGAGAGAGCTTCTGATTTTAAAGATATTAGAAATAGGCTTATTTCAAATATTTTAGATCAGGTTACTGATCTCTCTGAGGTTAAAAGAGATGTGGTTCTGATTACTGAAGAATTAACACCTTCTGATACAATGCAGGTTGATTTAAGTTATGTTAAGGGATTTGTGACTACAGTTGGTGGTGAGACTTCTCATGCTGCTATTTTGGCAAGGACAATGGGACTTCCTGCTCTTGTGATGACACCTTTGGATATTACTAAAATTAAAGAAGGTGAGCAGTTGATAATTGATGGATTGTCTTCAATAATTATTGGTAATCCTTCATCCAGTGAACTAGATAAATATGCACATAAGATATTAGAGTATAATGAGTATGAGAGAGAGCTTTTCGCATTAAAAAACCAAGATGCAAAGACAAAAGACGGTATTAAAATATCTCTGAAGGCTAATATTGGAACTCCTACAGATGTTTTTTATGTTAATAAATATGGGCTTGATGGTATAGGGCTTTTTAGGACAGAATTTTTATATATGGAGTCTGTAAAGCCTCCAACAGAGGATGAACAATTTGAGGCCTATAAGAGAGTTGTAGACACTATTGAGAAAAAAAGTGTTGTTACTATTCGTACTCTTGATATTGGAGGAGATAAGGAGATTCCATATTTTAAATTCCCAAAGGAAGATAATCCTTTTCTAGGGTATCGTGCTCTTAGGATGTATATGGACTATGAGGATTTAATACAAAGTCAATTTAATGCCATTTTTAGGGCTAGTCATTATGGCAAGATAAGAATCATGGTTCCTATGCTTACTAGATATGAGGAACTTGATATAGTGAATTATTTTATAAATAAAGCTAAAACAAATTTAAAGTCTAGGAATTTGCCTTTTGATGAAAATTTGGAAGTCGGATGTATGATAGAAGTTCCTTCAGCAGCTTTAATGGCATCTGACTTTGCTAACAAATTGGATTTCTTTAGTATTGGTACTAATGATTTAACCCAATATACTTTGGCTGTAGATCGGGGTAATCAAAAGATATCAAATTTATACGATAAATATAATCCTGCTGTATTAAGGCTGATTAAGAACGTTCTTGATGCTGGTAATAATTTTAACATTGATGTTTCTGTTTGTGGTGAGCTTGGAGGAGATGAGGCTGGAGCTTTAATTCTTATTGGGCTTGGATTTAGATCTTTAAGTATGGTTCCTAGTTCTTCACTTAGAATTAAGTATTTGCTAAGCAAATATACAATATCTGACTTAAGTGAATTGGCAAATAAAGTATTAAATAGTAAGTTAGAATCAGAGACTTTAAAATTTTTAGATAAATATATAGGAGATTAG
- a CDS encoding BAPKO_0422 family outer member beta-barrel protein — protein sequence MQKLVLIAILTLNIWVSAFGRSSYSDRKIGFGGSIGNPIFNYIMSFPFIDLEIGYGGTNGINLSKGKLKSKKYDFNIFVLSALDLILTIPLIEKLSIGTGIGGNIHISSNKSNFINMEIGFGFRIPIAIFYDLTEQIEVGLKIAPSIEFVSNAKSIAYHYLYAGLKTNIIGGIFIKYYI from the coding sequence ATGCAGAAATTAGTGCTAATAGCAATACTAACACTAAACATATGGGTCAGTGCATTTGGAAGAAGCTCATATTCAGATAGAAAAATAGGATTTGGAGGAAGCATTGGAAACCCAATATTTAATTATATTATGTCATTCCCATTTATAGATCTTGAAATAGGTTATGGAGGAACTAATGGTATTAATCTGTCAAAAGGCAAACTCAAATCAAAAAAATATGACTTTAACATATTTGTACTCTCAGCCTTAGATCTAATATTAACAATACCATTAATAGAAAAATTATCTATTGGAACAGGAATTGGGGGAAATATACACATATCATCTAACAAATCAAATTTCATAAACATGGAAATAGGATTTGGATTTAGAATTCCAATAGCTATTTTTTATGATTTAACAGAACAAATAGAAGTAGGTCTTAAAATAGCACCTTCAATAGAATTTGTATCAAACGCAAAATCCATTGCATATCATTATCTCTATGCAGGACTTAAAACAAATATAATAGGTGGAATATTCATTAAATATTATATTTAA
- the htpG gene encoding molecular chaperone HtpG, with amino-acid sequence MKKQFDTEVNDLLYLIIHSLYSHKEIFLRELISNASDAIDKLKFLNLTNEKFKDIKLDPKIEISFDEKLIKIKDNGIGMNREDLINHLGTIAKSGTKEFINNLKKDEKNTASLIGQFGVGFYSAFIVADKVELVTKKALEDIAYLWSSDGKTGYEINKTEKDEHGTEITLYLNEEGIEYTNKWKIQEIIKKYSNHISYPIFIKYKEPLMKDGKQEGFEEKEDKLNDTTAIWIKNKNEITDEEYNEFYKNLTFDYENPLIHIHTKAEGSIEYTNLFYVPSKAPYDLYYPNTKPGVKLFINRIFITDSADSLLPNYLRFIKGIIDCQDLPLNVSREILQQNKILAKIKASSVKKILSELEKLSEVDNSKFNEFSKEFGRCLKEGVYSDFDNRSKLISLIRFKSSHVDGLVSLREYKDRMPEEQKSIYYITGGRENILKINPIVTAYKEKGYETLIMDDELDEAILNFITEYDGIKLKAINKNETSDELKDENFKQMEEEFKDILLKVKTILKNHVKDVSLSATLTQEPSAIIIDSADPTYQMQRIMISMGQEVKEIKPILELNPNNKIIQNLKNLDDVNLEKISIILFEEAMITSGLQSKNPRQFINIINEMLEQNI; translated from the coding sequence ATGAAAAAACAATTTGATACAGAGGTTAATGATTTACTTTATTTAATCATACATTCTCTTTATTCTCATAAAGAAATATTTTTACGAGAATTAATATCAAATGCCTCTGATGCCATTGATAAGCTTAAATTTTTAAACTTAACAAACGAAAAATTCAAGGATATCAAACTAGATCCAAAAATAGAAATAAGCTTTGATGAAAAACTCATTAAAATAAAAGACAATGGTATTGGGATGAACAGAGAAGACCTGATTAACCATCTTGGTACAATTGCAAAATCAGGAACTAAAGAATTTATAAATAACCTAAAAAAAGATGAGAAAAATACTGCAAGCTTAATTGGACAGTTTGGAGTTGGATTTTACAGTGCTTTTATTGTCGCAGACAAAGTTGAACTTGTAACAAAAAAAGCATTGGAAGATATTGCCTATCTCTGGTCCAGTGACGGCAAAACAGGATATGAAATAAATAAGACAGAAAAAGATGAACATGGAACTGAAATAACCCTTTATCTTAACGAAGAAGGAATTGAATATACCAACAAATGGAAAATCCAAGAGATTATCAAAAAATATTCAAATCACATAAGTTATCCTATCTTCATCAAGTATAAAGAACCCTTGATGAAGGATGGCAAACAAGAAGGATTTGAAGAAAAGGAAGATAAATTAAATGATACAACAGCAATTTGGATAAAAAATAAAAATGAAATAACTGATGAAGAATACAATGAATTTTATAAAAATCTAACCTTTGATTATGAAAATCCATTAATTCATATTCATACAAAAGCAGAGGGAAGTATTGAGTATACAAATCTTTTTTATGTTCCAAGCAAAGCTCCCTATGATCTGTACTACCCAAACACTAAACCTGGTGTAAAACTATTTATAAATAGAATTTTTATCACAGATTCTGCAGACAGCTTACTTCCAAATTACTTAAGATTCATAAAGGGAATAATAGATTGTCAAGACTTGCCCCTCAATGTAAGTAGAGAAATTTTACAGCAAAACAAAATATTGGCCAAAATAAAGGCATCTTCTGTAAAGAAAATACTTAGTGAACTTGAAAAGCTAAGTGAGGTAGATAATTCTAAATTCAATGAATTTTCCAAAGAATTTGGAAGATGTTTAAAAGAAGGAGTTTATTCTGACTTTGATAACAGAAGCAAACTTATATCCTTAATTAGATTTAAGTCTTCTCACGTAGACGGACTTGTATCTTTAAGAGAATACAAAGATAGAATGCCTGAGGAACAAAAAAGCATATACTATATAACCGGAGGGAGAGAAAATATACTTAAAATCAATCCAATTGTAACTGCTTACAAAGAAAAAGGATATGAAACTCTCATTATGGATGATGAACTTGATGAGGCTATTTTAAATTTCATCACAGAATATGATGGCATAAAGTTAAAAGCAATAAACAAAAACGAAACAAGTGACGAACTAAAAGATGAAAATTTCAAACAAATGGAAGAAGAATTCAAAGACATCCTACTCAAAGTAAAAACAATACTTAAAAATCATGTCAAAGATGTGTCACTATCAGCAACGTTAACACAAGAACCATCAGCAATAATAATTGATAGTGCTGACCCCACTTATCAAATGCAAAGAATTATGATATCAATGGGACAAGAGGTTAAAGAAATAAAACCTATTCTTGAACTCAATCCAAACAATAAAATCATTCAAAATTTAAAAAATCTAGATGATGTAAACTTGGAAAAAATAAGCATTATTCTTTTTGAAGAAGCAATGATAACTTCCGGTCTACAAAGCAAAAACCCACGTCAATTTATAAACATAATAAATGAAATGTTAGAGCAAAACATATAA
- a CDS encoding HPr family phosphocarrier protein: MVKKEATINAVNGLHVRPASTFVKKAKEYASDITIEADGKSVSGKSLFRLQTLELSSGKKLVVCADGDDEEKAVTELVELIESFKE, encoded by the coding sequence ATGGTAAAAAAAGAAGCTACAATTAATGCTGTTAATGGCTTGCATGTTAGACCAGCGTCAACGTTTGTCAAAAAAGCTAAAGAGTATGCTAGTGATATAACTATTGAAGCTGATGGAAAATCTGTTAGTGGAAAAAGTTTATTTCGATTACAAACCTTAGAATTATCTTCTGGTAAGAAGCTTGTGGTTTGTGCTGATGGTGATGATGAAGAAAAGGCTGTTACTGAACTTGTTGAGCTCATTGAATCTTTTAAAGAATAG
- the gnd gene encoding decarboxylating NADP(+)-dependent phosphogluconate dehydrogenase, whose amino-acid sequence MDIGIYGLGVMGSNLALNIADSGFNVSVYNRDNDKTEVFLVNNAHKKINGFKNIEDFIGNLKKPRKIILMISSSAVDEVIEQILPLVEKFDIIIDGGNSHYKDTIKREKELSSKDIYFVGLGISGGEKGARFGPSLMYGGNKKAYGLIEPILNKVAAKTNMGDICSAYVGESGAGHYVKMVHNGIEYADMQLIGETYFFMQRAFNLDNLKISEVFDKWGEGDLSSYLIEITSKILKYKENNEYLLDKILDVANQKGTGKWVSIEALQLNVPANLIFESVFARFLSGLKHERVIASDILKMDVDSVEFDLSDWILDLYYALLVSKILAYAQGFMMLKSASVNYSWDLNLGKISLIWREGCIIKSVFLEKIKLAYDKNPHLINLIFDDYFLDIIRNHHKSLRRIVSKASEIGIPLPAFYASLSFLDSYSTNYLPANLIQAQRDFFGAHSFERIDSKRGEFFHSTWE is encoded by the coding sequence ATGGATATTGGTATTTATGGGCTAGGAGTTATGGGAAGTAATTTAGCGTTAAATATTGCTGATAGCGGTTTTAATGTTTCTGTTTATAATAGAGATAATGATAAAACAGAAGTTTTCCTTGTAAACAATGCTCATAAAAAGATTAATGGATTTAAAAATATTGAGGATTTTATTGGAAATTTAAAGAAACCTAGAAAAATTATTTTAATGATATCAAGTTCAGCTGTTGATGAAGTCATTGAACAAATTTTACCTTTAGTTGAAAAATTCGATATTATTATTGATGGTGGAAATTCTCATTATAAAGATACAATAAAAAGAGAGAAAGAATTATCTTCTAAGGATATTTATTTTGTTGGACTTGGAATTTCAGGTGGTGAAAAGGGTGCAAGATTTGGACCTTCGTTGATGTATGGTGGGAACAAAAAAGCTTATGGATTAATTGAGCCTATTTTAAATAAAGTAGCTGCTAAGACAAATATGGGAGATATTTGTTCTGCTTATGTTGGTGAGAGTGGAGCTGGACATTATGTAAAGATGGTTCACAATGGAATTGAATATGCAGATATGCAACTCATTGGTGAAACATATTTCTTTATGCAGAGAGCTTTTAATTTAGATAATTTAAAAATTTCCGAAGTATTTGACAAGTGGGGAGAAGGTGATCTCTCTAGTTATTTAATAGAGATAACATCTAAAATTTTAAAATATAAGGAAAATAATGAATATTTACTTGATAAAATTTTAGATGTTGCAAATCAAAAAGGTACTGGGAAGTGGGTATCAATTGAAGCTTTGCAATTAAATGTGCCAGCGAATTTAATTTTTGAGTCTGTGTTTGCAAGGTTTTTGTCGGGATTAAAACATGAACGAGTAATTGCTAGTGATATTCTTAAAATGGACGTGGATTCTGTTGAATTTGATTTGAGTGATTGGATTTTAGACCTATATTATGCTCTTTTAGTTTCCAAAATATTAGCTTATGCTCAGGGTTTTATGATGCTTAAGAGTGCATCTGTTAATTATTCTTGGGACTTGAACTTGGGAAAGATTTCTTTGATTTGGAGAGAGGGTTGTATAATTAAAAGTGTTTTCTTAGAGAAGATTAAATTGGCTTATGATAAGAATCCACATCTTATTAATTTAATTTTTGATGATTATTTTTTAGATATAATAAGAAATCATCATAAGTCTTTAAGGCGAATAGTCTCAAAGGCTAGTGAAATTGGGATACCTTTGCCAGCATTTTATGCAAGTCTGTCTTTTCTAGATTCTTATTCTACTAATTATTTACCAGCCAATTTAATTCAGGCTCAAAGAGATTTCTTTGGTGCACATAGTTTTGAAAGAATTGATTCAAAGAGAGGTGAATTTTTCCATAGTACTTGGGAATGA
- a CDS encoding chemotaxis protein CheW has protein sequence MKLETDLQGTLNQYLLFSLDELYAIEIKYVVEVLEYTKISKIPRTPDYMAGIINNRGKIVPVIDIRKQFGMQDRKVSDDGLKKKDVDISNIIILNLIYEGDELNLGILVDYVNEVLELNLSDIDEAPKIGTGFNSRFISGIGKLNNKFIIILNVKNLFDIKELSSFKNTTIYDPNCDQ, from the coding sequence ATGAAATTAGAAACCGATTTACAGGGTACATTAAATCAGTATCTTTTGTTTAGTTTAGATGAGCTTTATGCGATTGAAATTAAATATGTTGTTGAGGTCTTAGAGTATACTAAAATCTCAAAAATACCAAGAACCCCTGATTATATGGCAGGGATAATCAATAATAGAGGAAAAATAGTTCCAGTAATTGATATTAGAAAGCAATTTGGTATGCAAGATCGTAAAGTTAGTGATGATGGGCTTAAGAAAAAAGACGTTGATATTTCGAATATCATCATATTAAATCTGATATATGAAGGTGATGAATTGAATCTTGGAATTTTAGTAGATTATGTTAATGAGGTTCTTGAGCTAAATTTATCCGATATTGATGAGGCTCCAAAGATTGGTACAGGATTTAATTCGAGATTTATATCTGGCATTGGTAAGCTTAATAATAAATTTATTATTATTCTTAATGTAAAAAATCTATTTGATATTAAAGAACTTTCCAGTTTTAAAAATACTACAATATATGATCCTAATTGTGATCAATAG